A portion of the Halobacillus ihumii genome contains these proteins:
- the lgt gene encoding prolipoprotein diacylglyceryl transferase, giving the protein MACTPEALDRVFLQLGPLSIYWYGVIIAAGAFLGLWLATKESERLGVNKDYMVDIVVYAIPAAIVCARIYYVVFEWDRYAGGPWWDVFAIWEGGIAIHGALIGAVLTAYIYTKLKGVSFWMMTDIAAPSIILGQAIGRWGNFMNQEAHGGPVTESFYNNFMQYLPEFINQQMCIGGTLYHPTFLYESLWNIGGFIVLLILRYKFNPRRGEVFLSYVIWYSFGRFFIEGMRTDSLYLFGEIRTAQLISVVLIALAIVVMVYRRKTGLADKYYNGKKVK; this is encoded by the coding sequence GTGGCTTGTACACCCGAAGCATTAGATCGTGTCTTTTTACAGTTAGGACCCCTGTCAATCTATTGGTATGGTGTCATTATTGCAGCTGGCGCATTTCTTGGCCTATGGCTGGCAACTAAAGAATCAGAACGATTAGGTGTAAATAAAGATTATATGGTAGATATTGTGGTCTATGCGATACCCGCTGCGATCGTATGTGCACGTATTTATTATGTTGTGTTTGAATGGGACCGTTACGCAGGCGGTCCGTGGTGGGACGTGTTTGCGATATGGGAAGGCGGAATTGCAATTCACGGGGCTTTAATAGGTGCTGTATTGACCGCTTATATTTATACTAAGCTAAAGGGCGTGTCTTTTTGGATGATGACGGACATTGCCGCCCCCAGCATTATTTTAGGACAGGCTATCGGCAGGTGGGGCAACTTTATGAACCAGGAGGCTCATGGTGGTCCTGTTACGGAAAGCTTTTATAACAACTTTATGCAATACTTACCAGAGTTTATAAATCAGCAGATGTGTATCGGTGGAACATTATATCATCCTACCTTTTTATATGAGTCATTGTGGAACATTGGAGGATTTATAGTCCTGTTAATCTTAAGATACAAATTTAATCCTCGTCGTGGTGAAGTGTTCCTAAGTTATGTAATCTGGTATTCTTTCGGACGCTTCTTTATTGAAGGCATGCGTACGGATAGCTTGTACTTGTTTGGGGAGATTCGTACAGCCCAGCTTATTTCTGTTGTCCTTATCGCTTTAGCCATCGTGGTTATGGTTTATCGTCGAAAGACCGGTTTAGCGGATAAATATTATAATGGAAAGAAAGTAAAATAG
- the hprK gene encoding HPr(Ser) kinase/phosphatase, translated as MNKVRTEHLLEQFNLEIVAGEDGVHREIHMSDISRPGIEMTGYFKYYPKRRLQLLGKTELSYFNDLTHEQRRDRAEQLCTDVTPGIVITRGMDIPEELSVAAKEGAVPLMRSPYKTTRVISRLTNFLETKFAPFTAIHGVLVDIYGIGVLITGQSGVGKSETALELVKRGHRLVADDSVEIRQEDYDRLIGNSPPLIEHLLEIRGLGIINVMTLFGAGAVRSFKRITLVINLEIWDKNKQYDRLGLEEETMKIMDVEIPKATIPVRPGRNLAVIIEVAAMNFRLKRMGVNAAEEFSERLTKVIDDDQSNNE; from the coding sequence ATGAACAAGGTTAGAACGGAGCATTTACTTGAGCAGTTTAACTTGGAGATTGTGGCAGGAGAAGACGGTGTTCACCGTGAAATACATATGAGTGATATTTCCCGCCCTGGGATCGAAATGACGGGATACTTTAAATATTACCCGAAAAGAAGGTTACAACTATTAGGAAAAACGGAGCTTTCTTATTTTAATGACCTTACACATGAGCAGCGTCGCGATCGAGCCGAGCAATTGTGTACGGATGTTACGCCGGGAATTGTCATTACGAGAGGCATGGATATTCCTGAAGAGTTGTCAGTGGCGGCTAAGGAAGGCGCTGTTCCACTGATGCGCTCCCCTTACAAAACGACAAGAGTAATCAGTCGGCTGACTAATTTTTTGGAAACAAAATTTGCACCTTTCACAGCGATTCACGGGGTGTTGGTTGATATCTATGGGATCGGAGTACTGATTACTGGACAAAGCGGAGTCGGTAAAAGTGAAACGGCTTTGGAACTCGTGAAGCGCGGGCATCGCCTCGTAGCTGATGATAGTGTAGAGATTAGACAAGAGGATTATGACCGTTTAATTGGAAACAGCCCCCCGCTAATTGAACACTTGCTTGAGATTCGCGGGCTGGGTATTATTAATGTTATGACCTTGTTCGGGGCAGGTGCAGTTAGGAGTTTCAAGCGTATTACCCTTGTAATCAACCTTGAAATATGGGATAAAAACAAACAGTATGATCGCCTTGGTCTTGAAGAAGAGACAATGAAAATTATGGATGTTGAAATTCCTAAAGCGACCATTCCGGTTCGTCCAGGACGAAACTTAGCTGTCATTATTGAAGTGGCCGCGATGAACTTCCGTTTGAAACGAATGGGTGTGAACGCTGCGGAAGAATTTTCAGAGCGTTTAACAAAAGTAATTGATGATGATCAATCGAATAATGAGTAA
- a CDS encoding phage holin family protein: MKSWILHILVNAAAIIIVGALFASVTIDGFGGALLAAFILSILNAIVRPILVVLTLPITVVTLGLFLFIVNAITLAMTDAFLGSTFEIASFGMTIVAAILISLINLVLNSFIKE; this comes from the coding sequence ATGAAAAGCTGGATATTACACATTTTGGTGAATGCGGCTGCCATCATTATCGTCGGCGCCTTGTTTGCTTCGGTAACGATCGATGGATTTGGCGGGGCATTGCTTGCCGCCTTCATACTATCGATTTTGAACGCCATTGTGCGCCCTATTCTAGTGGTGTTAACCTTACCGATTACAGTCGTAACCCTTGGGTTATTTCTATTTATAGTTAATGCGATCACGTTAGCTATGACCGATGCTTTTTTGGGAAGTACATTCGAAATCGCCAGTTTCGGAATGACGATCGTGGCCGCGATCTTGATTTCCCTGATTAACCTTGTGTTGAACAGCTTTATTAAAGAATAA
- a CDS encoding DUF4097 family beta strand repeat-containing protein, with product MNEERMRILTMIEKGTISAEEGAKLLTAIEEKDSNTKSSKKKYGFKDFIGEAVDKIKNTDFDLSFGESVEFKHEFETDATSFHDIDASIANGSIDILPWQEDRVRAEYQVKVYQVESEEEARSRFQTDNQFEVGQDLLRISSPSKKVKASIKLYVPENEYEFIKVKISNGSVTSTSINATHFHLKTSNGSIQLKGAQGEASKLSTGNGSITVTDSKFETCETETIHGSMTLNGQFGKNDATTISGAIHVTNSGGHAHTGFFKTVRGSITLTLPPHKRIDGKLKSSVGSLNCELDNYKILNNKKEVMNKELQFEAHEEYEDAYHLEAETKTGSVTIKNPRL from the coding sequence ATGAATGAAGAACGCATGAGAATTCTTACGATGATTGAAAAAGGAACCATTTCTGCAGAAGAAGGAGCAAAGCTGCTGACTGCTATTGAAGAAAAGGATTCAAATACGAAGTCCTCAAAAAAGAAATATGGCTTCAAGGATTTTATCGGTGAAGCTGTTGATAAAATAAAAAACACCGACTTTGACTTATCGTTTGGAGAGTCTGTTGAATTTAAGCATGAATTTGAAACGGATGCGACTTCTTTTCACGATATTGATGCATCTATTGCGAACGGATCGATTGACATTCTACCGTGGCAAGAAGACCGTGTTCGTGCTGAATATCAAGTGAAGGTGTATCAAGTTGAAAGTGAAGAGGAAGCTAGATCCAGATTTCAGACAGACAATCAGTTTGAAGTTGGCCAGGACCTTCTGCGGATATCGAGCCCATCTAAAAAAGTGAAAGCTTCTATAAAACTTTATGTACCAGAAAATGAATATGAGTTTATTAAAGTTAAAATATCAAACGGATCGGTGACGTCTACCTCGATTAATGCGACTCATTTTCATTTAAAAACCTCAAATGGATCTATCCAATTAAAAGGTGCTCAAGGGGAAGCGAGTAAACTTTCAACAGGTAATGGTTCTATTACCGTGACTGACAGTAAGTTTGAAACGTGCGAAACAGAAACCATCCATGGGAGTATGACACTTAATGGCCAGTTCGGAAAAAATGACGCGACTACGATTTCAGGGGCGATTCATGTGACGAACAGCGGCGGTCATGCCCATACCGGTTTTTTCAAAACTGTAAGAGGAAGCATTACACTGACACTGCCGCCTCATAAACGCATTGACGGCAAATTGAAATCTTCTGTAGGAAGTTTGAATTGTGAACTCGACAATTACAAGATTTTGAATAATAAAAAGGAAGTCATGAATAAAGAGCTTCAATTTGAAGCACATGAAGAGTATGAGGATGCGTATCATTTAGAAGCAGAAACAAAAACGGGATCTGTAACGATTAAGAATCCTCGTTTGTAA
- the bshB2 gene encoding bacillithiol biosynthesis deacetylase BshB2 — protein MSNQHVVVIFPHPDDESFGASGTISKFRTEEIPVTYLCGTLGEMGRNMGSPVFANRETLSSYRKQELTEAARRLDIDVELLGYRDKTLEFEPRGEVADYLLNRLKALKPSLVITHYPGYAVHPDHDALAAAVVDAVGQIDESVRPEVWMHAISNHHEEDLGEPDYIFDIEPYWEQKLAAIQAHLSQADGMMSLIDDHDKKSEQTARLKSERFYNWKFT, from the coding sequence ATGAGTAATCAGCATGTTGTCGTTATTTTCCCTCATCCAGATGATGAATCATTCGGTGCATCTGGCACCATTTCAAAATTTAGAACTGAAGAGATTCCCGTCACCTATCTATGTGGAACGCTTGGTGAAATGGGCAGAAATATGGGAAGTCCGGTATTCGCGAATCGGGAAACATTATCTTCTTATCGAAAGCAGGAATTAACTGAAGCTGCAAGGCGGTTGGATATTGATGTTGAACTGCTGGGATATCGGGACAAGACATTAGAATTTGAACCGCGGGGAGAGGTAGCTGACTACTTGTTGAACAGGTTGAAAGCCTTGAAGCCCAGCCTTGTCATTACACACTATCCAGGTTATGCTGTTCACCCTGATCATGATGCACTGGCTGCAGCAGTAGTTGACGCTGTCGGTCAAATAGATGAGTCGGTACGGCCTGAAGTATGGATGCATGCCATATCCAATCATCATGAGGAAGATCTTGGAGAACCCGATTATATATTTGATATTGAACCTTATTGGGAGCAGAAACTGGCGGCGATTCAGGCTCATTTATCCCAGGCTGATGGCATGATGAGCTTAATTGATGACCATGATAAGAAGTCAGAACAGACAGCGCGATTGAAGTCAGAACGTTTTTATAATTGGAAGTTCACTTAA
- a CDS encoding YojF family protein — protein MKAIEQTVVQEKINDLANHDVYVHLETTNGAYASHFDEKAYNVGAFIRNAHVSYQHGKIVSTGGSYRVGLKLDLGWVYAEGVTDFEIDDKGRLLMAGHDREGRLMVALEISETPFSHEADVHE, from the coding sequence ATGAAAGCGATCGAACAAACAGTTGTTCAGGAAAAGATCAATGACCTAGCGAATCACGATGTATATGTACATTTAGAAACAACGAATGGGGCATATGCCAGCCATTTTGATGAGAAAGCATACAATGTCGGGGCGTTTATTAGAAATGCGCACGTTTCGTACCAGCACGGTAAGATTGTCAGCACAGGAGGTTCATACCGAGTTGGGCTAAAACTGGACCTTGGCTGGGTTTATGCTGAGGGAGTGACCGACTTTGAAATCGATGATAAAGGGCGGCTGCTGATGGCGGGCCATGACCGGGAAGGGCGCTTGATGGTGGCTCTGGAAATTAGTGAAACACCTTTTTCTCATGAGGCGGATGTTCATGAGTAA
- the uvrA gene encoding excinuclease ABC subunit UvrA, protein MASKNISIKGARAHNLKNIDIDVPKNKLVVMTGLSGSGKSSLAFDTIYAEGQRRYVESLSAYARQFLGQMDKPDVDSIEGLSPAISIDQKTTSRNPRSTVGTVTEIFDYLRLLFARIGRPTCPNHGIEIDSQTVQQMVDQIMEHPERTKLQVLAPVISGRKGQHVKVFDQLQKEGYVRLRVDGEMREITEEFNLEKNKKHSIEVVVDRVVVKEGVEGRLSDSLETALNLGGGHVLIDVIDGEEMTFSEHHACPICGFSVSELEPRMFSFNSPFGACNRCDGLGTKLEVDIDLVIPDWNKTLNEHAIAAWEPTSSQYYPQLLKSVAQHYQIDLNKPVKDLPKEQMDRVLYGSGKEKIFFRYENDFGKVRENEIYFEGVVPNVSRRYRETGSDFIREQMEKYMIQKPCPKCKGNRLNEEALAVQINGEHIGRTTDFSVVEAKQFFETLELTEKERTIAKMILKEICERLSFLANVGLDYLTLSRSAGTLSGGEAQRIRLATQIGSALTGVLYVLDEPSIGLHQRDNDRLITTLKRMRDLDNTLIVVEHDEDTMLAADYLIDIGPGAGTHGGEIVAEGTPKQVMSNKKSLTGQYLAGERFIPLPAKRRKPDGRYLKIKQAEENNLKRVNAKIPLGLLTAVTGVSGSGKSTLINEILYKSLSKKLHRSKQKPGKHKEIEGINMLEKVIDIDQSPIGRTPRSNPATYTGVFDNIRDVFAQTNEAKIRGYKKGRFSFNVKGGRCEACRGDGIIKIEMHFLPDVYVPCEVCDGKRYNRETLEVKYKGKSIADVLEMTIEESLDFFANIPKISRKLQTVADVGLEYVKLGQPATTLSGGEAQRVKLASELHRRSNGKSFYILDEPTTGLHVDDISRLLKVLQRLVDNGDSVLIIEHNLDVIKEADHIIDLGPEGGEKGGQIIATGTPENIADQTDSYTGKYLKPVLQRDRKRMEDKLKSKEKVLK, encoded by the coding sequence ATGGCCAGTAAAAATATCAGTATCAAGGGAGCAAGAGCTCACAATTTAAAAAACATTGACATTGATGTTCCAAAGAATAAACTTGTGGTCATGACGGGTCTTTCCGGCTCAGGGAAGTCATCCCTTGCTTTTGACACGATTTATGCGGAAGGACAGCGACGGTATGTGGAATCACTGAGTGCTTATGCCCGTCAGTTTCTTGGGCAGATGGACAAGCCTGATGTAGATTCTATTGAAGGATTGTCTCCGGCTATTTCAATTGATCAAAAAACTACAAGTCGAAACCCCCGTTCTACAGTAGGAACGGTAACAGAAATCTTTGATTATCTTCGATTGCTGTTTGCGAGAATCGGGCGGCCCACTTGTCCGAATCACGGGATAGAAATTGACTCACAGACCGTGCAGCAAATGGTTGATCAGATTATGGAACATCCTGAACGCACGAAGCTGCAAGTTCTAGCTCCTGTAATATCAGGTCGTAAAGGACAACATGTCAAAGTCTTTGATCAACTGCAAAAAGAAGGCTATGTGCGTTTGCGGGTTGATGGAGAAATGCGTGAAATCACAGAAGAGTTTAATCTTGAGAAAAATAAAAAGCACTCTATTGAAGTCGTTGTGGATCGTGTTGTCGTTAAAGAAGGCGTAGAGGGGCGGCTTTCTGATTCACTTGAAACGGCTCTTAACCTTGGCGGCGGCCATGTGCTGATCGATGTGATCGACGGCGAGGAAATGACGTTCAGCGAGCATCATGCTTGTCCGATTTGCGGATTTTCAGTGAGCGAACTGGAGCCGCGTATGTTTTCATTCAACAGCCCATTTGGTGCATGTAATCGCTGCGATGGTCTTGGAACGAAACTTGAAGTGGACATTGACTTAGTCATACCTGATTGGAACAAGACATTAAATGAACACGCGATAGCAGCCTGGGAGCCGACAAGTTCTCAATACTATCCTCAACTGCTGAAAAGTGTCGCTCAACATTACCAGATTGACTTAAATAAACCTGTTAAAGACTTGCCTAAGGAACAAATGGATCGAGTGTTATATGGCAGCGGCAAAGAAAAGATCTTTTTCCGTTATGAAAATGACTTTGGAAAAGTACGGGAAAATGAGATTTACTTTGAAGGGGTTGTGCCGAATGTTTCCAGAAGGTACCGTGAAACGGGTTCGGATTTTATCAGGGAACAAATGGAAAAATATATGATCCAGAAGCCATGCCCAAAATGTAAGGGAAATCGCCTGAATGAAGAAGCACTGGCTGTCCAAATTAATGGGGAGCACATTGGTCGTACAACAGATTTTTCTGTAGTGGAAGCAAAGCAATTCTTTGAAACATTGGAGCTGACGGAAAAAGAGAGAACGATTGCCAAGATGATTCTTAAGGAAATTTGTGAGCGTTTAAGTTTTCTAGCTAATGTGGGCCTTGATTATTTAACGCTATCCAGATCTGCCGGCACCCTGTCTGGAGGGGAAGCACAACGAATCCGGCTGGCAACGCAAATTGGATCGGCATTAACCGGAGTCCTATATGTACTGGATGAACCTTCAATCGGGTTACATCAACGTGACAATGATCGACTGATTACTACACTAAAACGAATGAGAGATTTAGATAATACACTGATCGTTGTGGAGCACGACGAAGACACGATGCTCGCTGCTGATTATTTAATTGATATCGGGCCAGGAGCTGGAACCCACGGAGGAGAGATTGTAGCCGAAGGGACACCAAAGCAAGTAATGAGTAATAAAAAATCGTTAACAGGACAGTACTTAGCTGGGGAAAGATTCATCCCGTTACCCGCAAAAAGGCGCAAACCTGACGGACGCTACCTTAAGATCAAGCAGGCTGAAGAGAACAACTTGAAAAGGGTAAACGCTAAAATTCCGCTCGGCTTATTGACTGCTGTTACAGGCGTGTCGGGTTCCGGTAAAAGTACACTAATCAATGAAATCCTGTACAAGTCACTATCGAAGAAGCTTCATAGAAGTAAACAAAAGCCTGGAAAGCATAAGGAAATCGAAGGAATCAATATGCTGGAGAAAGTGATTGATATTGATCAGTCACCGATTGGGCGTACTCCTCGCTCTAACCCGGCTACGTATACGGGTGTGTTCGATAATATCCGTGATGTGTTTGCTCAGACGAATGAAGCAAAAATCCGCGGCTATAAAAAGGGACGCTTTAGTTTTAACGTAAAAGGCGGCCGTTGTGAAGCATGTCGCGGAGATGGAATAATAAAAATTGAAATGCACTTTTTACCAGATGTTTATGTGCCATGTGAAGTGTGTGACGGGAAACGCTACAATCGTGAAACGCTGGAAGTGAAGTATAAAGGGAAAAGTATTGCTGATGTGTTAGAGATGACGATCGAAGAATCTCTTGATTTCTTTGCAAACATTCCTAAGATCAGCCGGAAACTTCAGACTGTAGCTGATGTTGGATTAGAATACGTTAAACTTGGACAACCAGCAACAACTCTGTCTGGGGGAGAAGCACAACGTGTAAAACTAGCCAGTGAGCTGCATCGCCGCTCCAATGGAAAGTCCTTTTATATTCTGGATGAACCAACCACAGGACTGCATGTAGATGACATTTCACGGTTGCTAAAGGTGCTTCAACGACTGGTCGACAACGGAGACTCTGTATTAATTATTGAGCACAACTTGGATGTAATTAAAGAAGCTGATCACATTATCGATCTCGGTCCTGAAGGCGGAGAAAAAGGTGGACAGATTATTGCGACGGGAACGCCGGAAAATATCGCCGATCAAACGGATTCCTATACAGGTAAATACTTAAAACCTGTTCTTCAGCGGGATAGAAAACGGATGGAAGACAAACTGAAGTCGAAAGAAAAAGTATTAAAATAA
- the uvrB gene encoding excinuclease ABC subunit UvrB — METENRFELVSDYKPQGDQPKAIQELVDGIERGEKHQTLLGATGTGKTFTMSNVIQQVNKPTLIIAHNKTLAGQLYSEFKEFFPNNAVEYFVSFYDYYQPEAYVPQTDTFIEKDSNINDEIDKLRHSATTSLFERNDVIIVASVSCIYGLGSPEEYSSQVLSIRQGMERDRDELLRFLVDIQYARNDIDFQRGTFRVRGDSVEIIPASKEEHAIRVEFFGDEIDRIREIDVLTGEIVGEREHVAIFPASHFVTREQKLKKAIENIEKEMHARIKELKDQNKLLEAQRLEQRTNYDLEMMNEMGFCSGIENYSRHLTFREEGAMPYTLLDYFPDDFLIMADESHVMLPQIRGMYNGDRARKQVLVDHGFRLPSALDNRPLTFGEFEKHINLITYVSATPGNYEMEHTEKLTEQIIRPTGLLDPEIEVRPIHGQIDDLVGEINMRSERNERVLVTTLTKKMSEDLTDYLKDLGIKVAYLHSEIKTFERIEIIRDLRLGKYDVLVGINLLREGLDIPEVSLVTILDADKEGFLRSDRSLIQTIGRAARNENGLVIMYADKTTKSMQYAIEETYRRREKQIAYNKQHGITPKTINKQIRDVIQVSKVAEDTTTYGTEKKPSEMTKKERAELVDNLETEMKQAAKDLDFERAAELRDIILELKAEG; from the coding sequence ATGGAAACGGAGAATCGATTCGAATTAGTATCTGATTATAAGCCGCAAGGCGATCAGCCGAAAGCCATCCAGGAACTCGTGGATGGAATTGAGCGTGGAGAAAAACACCAAACCTTGCTCGGTGCAACAGGTACAGGTAAAACATTTACAATGTCCAATGTAATTCAGCAGGTGAATAAACCAACGTTAATCATTGCTCACAATAAGACATTGGCAGGTCAATTATATAGTGAGTTTAAGGAATTTTTCCCGAACAATGCGGTGGAGTACTTTGTAAGTTTCTATGATTACTATCAGCCGGAAGCTTATGTGCCCCAGACCGATACATTTATTGAGAAGGATTCTAACATCAATGATGAAATTGACAAGCTGCGTCATTCGGCAACGACTTCTTTGTTTGAGAGAAACGATGTCATTATTGTAGCAAGTGTTTCGTGTATATACGGTTTAGGTTCTCCGGAAGAATACAGCAGTCAGGTTCTTTCTATTCGTCAAGGTATGGAACGGGATCGGGATGAACTGCTCAGATTTCTCGTCGATATTCAATATGCCCGCAATGATATTGACTTCCAGCGTGGAACTTTTCGGGTCAGAGGGGATTCTGTTGAGATTATTCCAGCCTCAAAAGAAGAGCATGCCATCAGGGTTGAATTCTTTGGTGATGAAATAGATCGTATTCGTGAAATTGATGTGCTGACAGGGGAAATTGTCGGCGAACGTGAACATGTTGCCATTTTCCCAGCCTCTCACTTCGTTACAAGGGAGCAAAAGTTAAAAAAGGCGATCGAAAATATAGAAAAAGAAATGCATGCAAGAATAAAAGAGCTTAAAGACCAAAATAAACTGTTGGAAGCACAGCGGCTTGAACAACGGACAAATTACGATTTAGAGATGATGAATGAAATGGGATTCTGTTCTGGAATCGAGAACTACTCCCGCCATCTAACGTTCAGGGAAGAAGGAGCCATGCCTTATACACTGCTTGATTACTTCCCTGATGACTTTCTCATTATGGCGGATGAGTCTCATGTGATGCTTCCGCAAATTCGCGGCATGTATAACGGAGATCGGGCACGAAAACAGGTGCTCGTGGACCATGGTTTTCGACTTCCTTCAGCTCTTGATAACCGTCCGTTGACGTTCGGTGAATTTGAGAAGCACATTAATTTGATTACGTATGTATCCGCTACACCCGGAAATTATGAGATGGAGCATACTGAAAAGTTAACCGAGCAGATCATTCGACCGACAGGGCTGCTCGATCCAGAAATTGAAGTTCGTCCGATTCATGGTCAGATTGATGATTTAGTTGGCGAAATTAACATGCGCAGTGAACGTAATGAACGGGTGCTTGTTACAACGTTAACGAAAAAAATGTCTGAAGACCTTACTGACTATTTGAAAGATCTAGGGATAAAAGTTGCTTATCTTCATTCGGAAATTAAAACGTTTGAACGAATTGAAATTATAAGGGACCTGAGGCTTGGTAAATATGATGTTCTTGTAGGGATTAACCTGCTGCGGGAGGGTCTCGATATTCCTGAGGTATCACTGGTTACGATTTTGGATGCGGATAAAGAAGGATTCTTACGTTCGGATCGTTCTCTAATCCAGACCATTGGTCGTGCTGCTCGTAACGAAAATGGCCTTGTTATTATGTATGCCGATAAAACGACCAAATCCATGCAATATGCGATTGAGGAAACGTATCGTCGGCGTGAAAAGCAAATTGCTTACAATAAACAACACGGTATAACTCCGAAAACGATCAATAAGCAAATCCGTGATGTGATTCAAGTCAGCAAAGTTGCTGAAGACACAACCACCTATGGGACTGAGAAAAAACCTTCAGAAATGACAAAGAAAGAACGCGCCGAGCTGGTTGATAATTTAGAGACAGAAATGAAACAGGCAGCTAAGGACCTTGACTTTGAAAGAGCGGCTGAGCTTCGTGATATCATTTTGGAACTTAAAGCGGAAGGATGA
- a CDS encoding peptide chain release factor 3, protein MTIKNEMKKRRTFAIISHPDAGKTTITEKMLLFGNLIRSAGTVKGKKSGKFATSDWMEIEKQRGISVTSSVMNFPYKDYQVNILDTPGHEDFSEDTYRTLTAVDSVVMVIDGTKGIEAQTLKLFKVCKMRGIPIFTFINKMDREGREPLELMEEIESTLNIETYPMTWPAGMGKRFLGVFDRHNEQFVQFTGNEEETYIPYDQLDRHKELTEDPTFQEAEDEMMLVDEAGDGFDLEKVMKGDQTPVFFGSALAPFGVETFFNTFIDFAPEPAPRRSTEGIVSPDHEEFSGFVFKIQANMNPQHRDRIAFVRICSGKFERGMNVTLSRTGKTFKLAQSQQFVASSRGTVEEGYAGDIIGIYDPNIYRIGDTIVTGKQNFEYDELPQFPPELFKKVTAKNVMKSKQFKKGLEQLVQEGAIQLFKRYRFEDYIIGAVGELQYEVFEYRMKNEYNVEVELTSIGERIPRWLSEDQVDESMFDERNMLAVDREGNPLVLFKNDFSLRWFEDKHEDIELIDLFEVNQYDQSYQ, encoded by the coding sequence ATGACGATAAAAAATGAAATGAAGAAACGTCGCACATTTGCGATTATTTCTCACCCTGATGCAGGGAAAACAACGATAACTGAAAAGATGCTGTTATTTGGTAATTTGATTCGTTCAGCAGGGACGGTTAAAGGGAAGAAATCGGGCAAATTTGCGACATCTGATTGGATGGAAATTGAAAAGCAGCGTGGAATCTCTGTTACCTCAAGTGTTATGAACTTTCCTTATAAAGACTACCAGGTTAATATTCTGGATACACCTGGTCACGAAGATTTCAGTGAAGATACGTACAGAACGTTAACGGCGGTTGATAGTGTTGTGATGGTTATTGACGGTACGAAAGGGATAGAGGCTCAAACTCTTAAACTCTTCAAGGTATGTAAAATGCGCGGAATTCCGATTTTTACGTTTATCAATAAAATGGACCGTGAAGGACGTGAACCTCTCGAATTAATGGAGGAGATTGAATCCACCCTGAATATCGAAACGTATCCGATGACATGGCCTGCAGGTATGGGCAAACGTTTCTTAGGTGTGTTTGATCGTCACAACGAGCAGTTTGTGCAATTCACAGGGAACGAAGAAGAGACGTATATCCCGTACGATCAACTGGATCGTCATAAAGAGTTAACTGAAGATCCGACTTTTCAAGAGGCAGAAGATGAGATGATGCTCGTCGATGAAGCAGGAGATGGTTTTGATCTGGAAAAAGTGATGAAGGGCGACCAGACGCCTGTCTTTTTCGGGAGTGCGCTTGCGCCATTTGGTGTGGAAACCTTTTTCAATACCTTTATCGACTTCGCACCGGAACCGGCTCCGCGGCGTTCCACTGAAGGAATCGTCTCACCTGATCATGAAGAATTCTCCGGCTTTGTTTTCAAAATTCAAGCCAATATGAACCCTCAGCATCGGGACCGAATAGCATTTGTTCGAATATGTTCAGGAAAGTTTGAACGAGGAATGAATGTGACGCTGTCAAGAACAGGGAAGACATTCAAGCTTGCCCAGTCGCAGCAGTTTGTCGCTTCCTCACGAGGCACGGTTGAAGAAGGTTACGCCGGGGATATTATCGGAATTTATGATCCGAACATCTACCGGATTGGCGATACGATTGTGACCGGAAAACAAAACTTCGAATACGATGAGCTTCCGCAGTTCCCGCCTGAGCTATTCAAAAAAGTGACAGCAAAGAACGTAATGAAGTCGAAGCAGTTTAAAAAAGGATTGGAGCAGCTTGTGCAAGAAGGAGCCATTCAGTTATTCAAGCGTTATCGATTCGAAGACTATATTATTGGAGCCGTTGGAGAGCTTCAGTATGAGGTATTTGAATATCGAATGAAAAATGAGTACAATGTCGAAGTAGAGTTAACCTCAATTGGTGAGAGGATCCCTCGTTGGCTTTCGGAAGATCAAGTAGATGAATCCATGTTCGATGAACGGAATATGCTTGCCGTTGACCGCGAAGGAAATCCACTTGTGTTGTTTAAAAATGATTTCTCACTGCGTTGGTTTGAAGATAAACATGAGGATATAGAATTGATTGATTTGTTTGAAGTGAATCAATACGATCAGTCCTATCAATAA